The following coding sequences lie in one Desulfonatronum thioautotrophicum genomic window:
- a CDS encoding YheC/YheD family protein, which produces MSISSLLVRARTLAAKRVCSFTAEQCVLFFSLCDGTKPATVLRAAGVDFAKAWQVGEALCLQEIQQRKFAVIWLRVDWPTSVEPVTWEGLARRLGRVKRNYFRFGLAFDAAFEFALLESELNANAMLYPMTDHPAASLHERNFRHYVEKRFGKKAALDLAPRRTVYLFAHEGIFVTNDGSLASLPGGCEIVLPGPESTRSIWRHPSCLNSGRRQLNRLRTGQVLALIEQGAGFLARQVNPDGQFNYGYFPCFGRSIPTYNSLRHASSIYSMLEAWELTRDEKLIEAIRRALGYLETTLIRHYPQSNGSTPAYTVDTITSEIKLGANGVSLLALVKYDELTGDARYRSLMERLALGILRMQDPDSGRFVHVLNAEDLSVKQAFRIIYYDGEAVFGLLRLYGLTQDARWLATAERAFDSFLRSDHWRHHDHWLAYAANELTRHRPEEKYFRFGVRNIAGHLDFILQRETTYPTLLELAMAFLDMLRRIESDHPDMRPVLKELDRDKLIRALNHRAHYLLNGFFWPELAMYFAQPNILVGSFFIRHHAFRVRIDDVEHYISGYAAYLKMLQDQAGYHVLGMPVARAPDPAPLAGIPGPPLVSVPPASPHEGALQVDHAAVGLLMYPSQPRGFLEVNTYARKAADSGVSVVYFSYRAMMISAGRIQGYRYESGRWRHGWHPLPAVIDNAPPRTSDENQWFNHLSSFAYLTCHKLGGKEITTSRLAEDSRTREYVIPSAPLTMANVQAFLESEDAVVVKPYRSNRGRNVFLLRRFTDGRVEMTTNDEQRLLDVEAFEEFVAGRASGTWMVQSYVASIDAQGRAFDVRLPIFRGANGAWHVARAYARRGANPVTSNLATGGRAEDAAAFLADIHSEQKAEEIVNRLAASASQVAEVLQETYPFVIDALGCDYGIADGNIYLFEVNPYPGIKGCLEEATDIKLAFHRSLLDVLRHCPGQPPRGVAEWCRALSQPGVDRCAPSAETELSSPRTPPIEAATERNQALLRRIMERGENDFSRSPFLKKGRGNPVYAVISHEARQRGWRMKIHANTHVEIWDDDGLLAVFSPNSPNLSLATRRMANNKQRTRHVLSRAGVPTPSGRVFTDRDQALEYFLARQGPQVVKPVSGSGGKGVMAGIRDEAAFVAAWNAVSAYRKKIIVEDFVVGDEVRLMVLGGELIAAVCRLPAYVIGDGRRSIRELVAQKNLQRRDNPLLRVYPLKSFDFLTRLSRRSLDDIPKQGEYVRLASASNVGRGGEVVSLMHDLHPSFHELARKAFFALPGATQLGLDVIARDFTADAVADNAVVIEVNCDPGIGTPRFAAFGPPAEKIAAKLLDFTARQAEEKRARETHSTAPKIVPAPPCTPACRGGSFPRGFAEQVRILRRAAHARGFEVDIVDADLTIIRSAGQRRLFYKGMPDGLLSATYRATREWAWSRRLLTQAGINTPRGDIFASEAMNEAWAFAGELGLPVVVKPGAVLNGKGISSHVRDRKHFEIAWKYAGSGKNPKIIVETCHEGNDYRLVVAGQSLVAAARRIPAHVTGDGEHSIEELVALNNARRTANPYHCARPLVLTPPILLHLRNMELTPATVLPKGRRIMLQLAANIESGVECVDVVDQVHPGWAERAVAARRAVYDPPHVGLDLVAEDIRLPPDQQRWVITAVNADPDLGIHHFPMRGKPRDVAGTVLDHLFGPGKAPQQAAVLLTIRGKVQGVGYRQWAWKAAHLRGLRGWVRNREDGAVAILVAGSSVAVHDVEARLRVGPRKCKVTHVDTEPWTGTIPDGFEIVH; this is translated from the coding sequence ATGTCGATATCCAGTTTGCTTGTTCGCGCACGCACCTTGGCGGCCAAACGCGTGTGCTCCTTTACGGCGGAGCAGTGCGTGCTCTTCTTTTCCCTGTGCGACGGCACAAAACCCGCCACAGTGCTCCGCGCCGCGGGCGTTGATTTTGCCAAGGCCTGGCAAGTGGGCGAGGCGCTCTGTCTGCAGGAAATCCAGCAGCGAAAGTTTGCCGTGATCTGGCTGCGCGTGGATTGGCCCACCAGCGTCGAACCGGTTACCTGGGAAGGGCTGGCAAGACGGCTGGGTCGCGTGAAGCGTAATTATTTCCGCTTTGGACTGGCGTTTGATGCGGCATTTGAATTCGCCTTGCTGGAGTCGGAACTCAATGCCAATGCGATGCTGTACCCGATGACCGACCATCCTGCCGCGAGTCTTCACGAGAGAAATTTCCGTCACTACGTCGAGAAGCGTTTTGGTAAAAAGGCAGCACTTGACCTGGCACCGCGGCGAACAGTCTATCTTTTTGCACATGAAGGGATTTTCGTTACAAATGACGGCAGTCTGGCTTCCCTGCCTGGCGGCTGCGAGATTGTTTTACCCGGTCCGGAAAGTACGCGGTCGATATGGCGGCACCCGTCCTGTCTCAACTCCGGGCGGCGGCAATTGAACCGTCTGCGTACCGGGCAGGTGCTTGCGCTTATCGAGCAAGGAGCTGGCTTTCTGGCCCGCCAAGTCAATCCGGATGGACAGTTCAACTATGGATATTTTCCCTGCTTTGGGCGTTCCATTCCAACATACAATAGTCTTCGCCACGCCAGCAGCATCTACTCGATGCTTGAGGCTTGGGAACTGACAAGGGATGAAAAGCTGATCGAAGCGATCCGGCGTGCGCTCGGGTATCTCGAGACGACCCTGATCCGGCATTATCCCCAGTCCAACGGTTCGACGCCGGCCTACACCGTGGACACCATCACCAGCGAGATAAAACTTGGAGCGAACGGGGTGAGCCTGCTCGCATTGGTGAAATACGACGAACTCACGGGCGACGCGCGTTACCGTTCGCTGATGGAAAGGTTGGCGCTGGGCATCTTGCGCATGCAGGACCCGGACAGCGGCCGGTTCGTGCATGTGCTCAACGCCGAGGATCTTTCGGTGAAACAGGCTTTCCGAATCATATATTACGACGGCGAGGCGGTTTTCGGACTGTTGCGCCTGTATGGGCTGACCCAGGATGCACGCTGGCTGGCGACGGCCGAAAGGGCCTTCGACTCTTTTCTGCGTTCTGATCACTGGCGGCATCACGACCATTGGCTGGCATATGCGGCCAATGAACTGACGCGCCATCGCCCTGAGGAAAAATACTTCCGCTTCGGGGTGCGCAACATTGCCGGACACCTGGATTTCATCCTCCAGCGCGAAACCACCTACCCCACGCTTCTCGAGCTGGCGATGGCGTTCCTGGACATGTTGCGGCGCATCGAATCAGATCATCCCGATATGCGTCCCGTGCTCAAGGAACTGGACCGGGACAAACTCATCCGCGCCCTGAACCACCGCGCTCATTATCTGCTGAACGGTTTTTTCTGGCCAGAATTGGCAATGTATTTTGCCCAGCCCAACATCCTTGTCGGCAGCTTCTTCATTCGCCACCATGCTTTCCGAGTGCGCATCGACGACGTTGAACACTACATCTCAGGATATGCGGCGTATTTGAAGATGCTTCAGGATCAGGCAGGATACCACGTCCTGGGGATGCCGGTTGCAAGAGCGCCTGATCCTGCGCCTCTTGCGGGCATCCCGGGACCGCCCCTCGTTTCGGTTCCACCTGCGTCGCCTCATGAAGGAGCCTTGCAGGTGGATCACGCCGCCGTTGGGCTGCTGATGTATCCTTCCCAACCACGTGGATTCCTGGAAGTGAATACCTATGCCCGGAAAGCCGCTGACAGCGGGGTTTCCGTCGTCTATTTCTCCTACCGGGCGATGATGATTTCCGCCGGCCGCATCCAGGGCTACCGCTACGAATCCGGACGTTGGCGACACGGGTGGCATCCGCTGCCGGCCGTGATCGACAATGCACCGCCGCGAACCTCGGACGAAAACCAATGGTTCAACCATCTCTCCTCCTTCGCGTACCTCACATGCCACAAACTTGGCGGAAAGGAGATCACGACGTCACGGCTTGCCGAGGACTCCCGCACCAGGGAGTACGTCATTCCCTCCGCTCCGCTCACCATGGCGAACGTCCAGGCTTTTTTGGAGTCGGAGGACGCCGTTGTGGTCAAGCCTTACCGCTCGAACCGTGGACGCAACGTGTTTCTGCTGCGGCGATTCACTGATGGCCGTGTGGAAATGACCACCAATGATGAACAACGTTTGCTCGATGTCGAGGCGTTTGAAGAATTCGTTGCCGGGCGAGCGTCCGGAACGTGGATGGTCCAGAGCTATGTCGCCTCCATTGACGCCCAGGGCAGAGCGTTTGACGTGCGCCTGCCCATCTTCCGCGGTGCGAACGGCGCATGGCACGTTGCCCGTGCCTATGCCCGCCGCGGAGCCAACCCGGTCACTTCGAACCTTGCCACCGGCGGCAGGGCCGAGGATGCAGCGGCGTTTTTGGCGGATATCCATTCAGAACAGAAGGCCGAGGAAATCGTTAACCGCCTTGCAGCATCAGCTTCCCAGGTTGCTGAAGTTTTGCAGGAAACCTATCCATTCGTCATCGACGCCCTGGGATGCGACTATGGCATTGCCGATGGTAATATTTATCTCTTCGAAGTGAATCCATACCCGGGGATCAAGGGTTGTCTTGAAGAAGCCACGGACATAAAGCTGGCTTTCCATCGCTCACTGCTCGACGTCCTGCGCCATTGCCCCGGACAGCCGCCGCGTGGCGTTGCCGAATGGTGTCGCGCTTTGTCCCAACCGGGCGTGGATCGATGCGCGCCCTCTGCCGAAACCGAACTCTCCTCACCCCGGACACCGCCCATTGAAGCTGCGACCGAAAGGAATCAGGCGCTTCTTCGCCGGATCATGGAGCGCGGCGAGAATGATTTCTCACGTTCTCCTTTTCTTAAAAAGGGCCGGGGCAATCCGGTCTATGCCGTCATTTCCCATGAAGCCCGACAGCGAGGATGGCGAATGAAGATTCATGCGAACACGCATGTCGAAATCTGGGACGATGACGGGCTTCTGGCAGTTTTTTCGCCCAATTCCCCGAACCTTTCTCTGGCAACGCGCAGGATGGCGAATAATAAGCAGCGGACCAGGCACGTTTTGTCACGGGCAGGCGTGCCGACGCCGTCCGGCCGGGTGTTTACGGATCGCGACCAGGCGCTGGAATACTTCCTGGCGAGGCAAGGCCCTCAGGTGGTGAAGCCGGTAAGCGGCTCGGGCGGAAAAGGGGTGATGGCCGGCATTCGGGACGAGGCGGCGTTTGTCGCGGCCTGGAATGCCGTATCTGCCTACCGCAAGAAAATCATTGTCGAGGATTTTGTTGTTGGCGACGAGGTCCGGCTGATGGTTCTGGGAGGAGAACTTATTGCCGCGGTCTGTCGGTTGCCCGCGTATGTAATTGGCGATGGTCGGCGCTCCATTCGGGAACTGGTGGCCCAGAAAAATCTGCAAAGGCGCGACAACCCACTTTTGCGCGTCTACCCCTTGAAGTCTTTCGACTTTCTGACACGGCTGAGCCGTCGCTCGCTGGATGATATCCCCAAACAGGGCGAATACGTGCGTCTGGCCTCGGCCTCCAATGTGGGAAGAGGGGGCGAGGTTGTCAGTCTGATGCATGATTTGCACCCTTCCTTCCATGAACTGGCTCGCAAGGCGTTCTTCGCCCTCCCTGGCGCAACCCAGCTGGGCCTGGATGTCATTGCGCGTGATTTCACGGCTGATGCCGTTGCCGACAATGCCGTGGTCATCGAAGTCAATTGCGATCCCGGAATCGGAACGCCCCGCTTCGCGGCATTTGGACCACCGGCTGAAAAGATCGCGGCCAAACTGCTGGATTTCACCGCCCGGCAAGCCGAAGAAAAGCGGGCACGGGAGACGCACTCCACGGCGCCGAAAATTGTTCCCGCCCCACCATGCACTCCGGCATGCCGCGGCGGATCTTTTCCCCGCGGTTTTGCGGAACAGGTGCGCATTCTGCGCCGGGCGGCCCATGCGCGAGGCTTTGAGGTCGACATCGTGGATGCTGATCTGACCATTATTCGTTCAGCCGGTCAGAGGCGCCTCTTTTACAAGGGCATGCCCGACGGCCTGCTGAGCGCTACATACCGGGCGACGCGAGAGTGGGCATGGTCCAGGCGGTTGCTGACGCAGGCGGGCATAAATACGCCCAGGGGCGATATTTTCGCATCGGAGGCGATGAACGAAGCATGGGCGTTCGCGGGTGAACTGGGATTGCCGGTTGTCGTGAAGCCGGGGGCCGTTTTGAACGGAAAAGGGATTTCCAGCCACGTCCGTGACCGGAAGCATTTCGAAATTGCCTGGAAGTACGCGGGTTCGGGCAAGAATCCGAAAATCATCGTTGAAACCTGTCACGAGGGAAATGACTATCGCCTGGTGGTGGCGGGTCAGAGCCTGGTGGCAGCCGCGCGGCGCATTCCCGCGCATGTGACGGGCGACGGCGAGCACTCCATTGAAGAGCTGGTGGCGTTGAATAACGCACGGCGCACCGCAAACCCATACCACTGCGCCAGGCCGCTCGTCCTGACGCCGCCGATCCTGCTCCATCTGCGGAACATGGAGCTGACACCGGCAACCGTGTTGCCGAAGGGCCGGCGCATCATGCTGCAATTGGCGGCCAATATCGAATCCGGAGTAGAATGTGTCGACGTCGTCGACCAGGTTCATCCCGGCTGGGCTGAAAGAGCCGTCGCGGCACGCCGGGCCGTATACGACCCGCCTCATGTCGGCCTTGATCTGGTAGCCGAAGATATCAGGTTGCCGCCGGATCAACAGCGCTGGGTCATCACCGCGGTCAACGCCGATCCGGATTTGGGGATCCATCATTTTCCCATGCGAGGCAAGCCCCGCGATGTGGCAGGGACGGTGCTGGACCATCTGTTCGGCCCTGGAAAAGCACCTCAGCAAGCGGCCGTGTTGCTGACCATCCGCGGCAAGGTGCAGGGGGTGGGCTATCGGCAATGGGCCTGGAAGGCCGCCCATTTGCGCGGCTTGCGTGGCTGGGTGCGCAACCGTGAAGACGGGGCCGTGGCAATTCTGGTCGCGGGGTCTTCCGTCGCGGTTCATGATGTGGAGGCGCGGTTGCGGGTTGGGCCGCGAAAATGCAAGGTGACGCATGTGGATACGGAGCCTTGGACCGGGACGATTCCAGATGGGTTTGAGATAGTGCATTGA